The window GGGCTACCGCATGTCCTTCGGCGACCGGCTCACCGACTTCCTTGGGAAGCCGGCGCCGGCCATGGACGACGGCTTTTTGATGGGGCAGGCCTTCCTCGGCAGCTTCCCGGCGGCAACGATGGTGTGGTTCCAGTTCGTGTTTGCGGCGATCGCGGCAGTGGTGGTGGGCGGGGCGGTGGTGGGGAGGATGAGGTTCGCGGCGTGGATGGCGGTGGTGCCGCTGTGGCATACGGTGTCGTATACGGTGGGGGCGTATAGTGTGTGGAATGGGGAAGGGTGGCTGGCGAAGATGGGTGTTATTGATTTTGCGGGAGGGTTTGTTATTCATTTATCTTCAGGTGTTGCTGGATATACTGCTGCATATTGGGTACGTACCACTAAACATTAAACAAAACATTGCAttcgttttccttttttcaaaaattaatactcataTTAGTATtgtcttttttactttatactTTCTAATTATTAACACTAAAAAtgtactacttcctccgtcccgtCCCGGAATAAAAGTCCGTAGTGGCTTGGCAtgcatttgaaaaaatttaaagcaaaaatagaaaagattaATAGcagaatatgagtctcatttagaattttttttttttaggacaGGTCAAAATGGTAGAAATAGAATCTTATTATAGatagagagagtaatatttagGCCAAATTATTGATTAAGTCATGAAAGATAGTCATATTCTGGTTCCGTGCACACTTTTCAGaatctgaaaaataaatcatgaaagATGTAAGCGTGACAAAATGACGTTTCAAACTTAATTACACGTTTTCGTTTTGGCTAACGTCATTTTATCCAATTGTTTTAAATCGATTGTCACATTAACGCGTAATTCGCCGGAAAAAGATGAGATAATTGCGAAAATTTCAGTctttagtaatttatttttcaaattttgaaaagtgtgTAATTGACAATAATTTGACTCAACTTTTGTGGTTTATTTGGgactttatatatttatttgccaaaataaatttattttacagttaaataaaaataaattacaattgtTAGGTGGGGCCGAGGAGCGACAGCGACCGAAATTTTTTTCCACCAAACAGCATAGTGATGATGCTCGCCGGTGCCGGGCTGCTCTGGATGGGCTGGACTGGCTTCAACGGCGGCGCACCCTACGCCGCCACCGCGATCGCCTCCCTCGCCGTGATCAACACCCACGTGTGCGCCGCCGCAAGCCTCCTCACATGGCTCCTCCTCGACATGACCCTCTCCGGCAAGCCCTCCGCCTCCGGCGCCGTCAACGGCGCCATCTCCGGCCTCGTCTGCATCACCCCCGCTGCCGGCCTCGTCCAGTGCTGGGCCGCCGTGCTCATGGGCCTCATCTCCGGCAGCCTCCCGTGGTACACGCTCCACCGGGTGGCCCTCCTCCGCCGCGTCGACGACCCCTTCGCCGGATTCCACACCCACGCCGTCGCCGGAGCTCTCGGCGGCGTACTCGCCGGAGTTTTGGCGGCGCCGGAGCTCTGCCGGAAATTCTACGGCGAGGCGGCCGGCGGCGGGGGGAAGTACGTCGGCCTCGCGTACGCGCTCGGGGGGTCGGGGCGGGCCTCGGCCGGGGTGAGGCAGGTGGGGTGGCAGATCGTGGGGGTTGTGTTCGTTGTGTGTTTGAATGTGGTGGTGATGACGGTGATTTGTTTGGTGGTGAGGGTTTTTGTGGCGCTTAGGATGAGTGAGG is drawn from Salvia hispanica cultivar TCC Black 2014 chromosome 6, UniMelb_Shisp_WGS_1.0, whole genome shotgun sequence and contains these coding sequences:
- the LOC125195340 gene encoding ammonium transporter 2 member 4-like, giving the protein MAENNADNAWQLTAATLVALQSMPGLVLLYGGLAKKKWAVNSSLMAVYAFAATLICWVGWGYRMSFGDRLTDFLGKPAPAMDDGFLMGQAFLGSFPAATMVWFQFVFAAIAAVVVGGAVVGRMRFAAWMAVVPLWHTVSYTVGAYSVWNGEGWLAKMGVIDFAGGFVIHLSSGVAGYTAAYWVGPRSDSDRNFFPPNSIVMMLAGAGLLWMGWTGFNGGAPYAATAIASLAVINTHVCAAASLLTWLLLDMTLSGKPSASGAVNGAISGLVCITPAAGLVQCWAAVLMGLISGSLPWYTLHRVALLRRVDDPFAGFHTHAVAGALGGVLAGVLAAPELCRKFYGEAAGGGGKYVGLAYALGGSGRASAGVRQVGWQIVGVVFVVCLNVVVMTVICLVVRVFVALRMSEEEMEMGDEEVHGEVAYGIDDQSRFVDAKVNSIYDVDEVAISKTPTYQMHRV